Within the Eleginops maclovinus isolate JMC-PN-2008 ecotype Puerto Natales chromosome 13, JC_Emac_rtc_rv5, whole genome shotgun sequence genome, the region CTGGGCTGGTCTCTGTGTTATTGGAGATCCTGTCATGGTTTAGGCATATGcactgcaggacttttattgtTATGTACTTCCGCGTTTTAAAGTTTGAActgtgaagaaaaaaaggcattgctttGTGTGCAGGTCCAAATCATGAGTGAGTGTCATTTCTATGTGTGTCTCCACGGGGCTCCACATCACCTGCTTGTctattttctgtcatttcaaaGTGACCCCTGACAGTGTTGTATTCAGGCTTTAAAAATTGCACATGCCCAGTAATCACAaggcaaatgtgtgtgtatgtcatgTGTCCGACGCAGCCCTCTTCATGTGAGAATGTCAGGACGGTGATTTAAGTGTGTACTGCAAAGATCTTTACGAATAAAGTAAGCTTGTCTAAATGCACCCCACTGTCAAGTCGTTTCATAAAGAAATAACATCAGTCAATATACAGaactttttcctttatttttccaggtttttttcagtcatttcatgtttacatttagcttctttttttatatagaaaCACAGTTTGACATAATTTACAAGTCACTCTGCTCAGGACCTGTTGTCCCCCCatacaaaaaggaaacactggTCTCCACGTTACATAcgaaaatataatttaaaagcACTTGACAACAGACACGTTACAATACAATCACTGTACACAGTATATTGAAACCCCTCCCTCGTCTCCTCCTTCTGCACACAGCCTCCGCTCCTCCTCTCCCATATGTGTAATACTGCAATTGGCCCCTGTGTAGAGCTGGAACTATTGCCATGGTGATGGGGCGTCCATTTGAAGCGGGGATGGTTTTACGAGTGTTTGACAGAGCGCCAACGGGAGACTCTCAGTCTACGTCTATTCCAGCCACGGAAACGCTTCCCCTACGCTGAGAGGCAGGAATGAAGCTTTTCTATCGCACGCAACCCGTTATCTCAGGGTTACTCTCGGGGTAGTAAGAACACAGACGCACTTTGAAACTGATACCAAGATTGTACAGATCTAGGTACTTATTGGTGCTTAAGAACAGACATGGATGTCTTTTTTCAGGCACACATTTGTGCTTATTTGTTAGGTAGCACACTAGTAAAAGGCATTGTAAGTACAGTACAGATGCAAGTTTATCACTATAATAAGAACaagatataaagaaaaaaataaagtggttaaatattgtttatttaaacccctaactaaattaaaataacGTAAAGACTGTGTTAAATAAAGGGTAATCAACGTCTATTTGCAAGaggtttccatggcaacagcagcTCGGAGGACAGGAGGATGTGTGCATGTCTGAGGGTCGTTGTACCCATCAAAATAAGAGAAGACGCTCGTGCTTTGAGCATTCTGCAGATTGAAAACGTTGTGCACGATGAGGGGAAATTATGTCATGGATCGCTGTGTGTTGGCACGCGACGGCTGCACAGCGCcgcttttgtttttcttagaGGCAATGAATTATGAAATCCCAGTCGGGGGGCAACAAGTTGGCCACCGCTACACTACATGAGGCAAAAACACAGCCAGTTGTCCTGCTCCACAGGAGACCAACCAGCTGCCTGGCACAGAAAACACAAGACGCAGAAACACGCAGAATACACAAACACTCTATATGCTGATGACTTGGATACTGCTGAGAAAATCACAGGCATACatatctcacacacatactcaatGAACTGGAATGCTCTTGTCTACAACACGCACGAATGACAGATTGTAGGTGGTAATCTCTTTCAatacaaatccttttttttttattctcgtAATGACACAAAAGTGCATGCATGAAAACATTCTGTCGACGTACATCCACTCATGCGCACATTTTGGAGGCGCGATGAAGAAGAAAATCATTGCCACACGTTTGGCGACCTCCAGGGTAAAACTATTACAGCTCCCTCACCcacccaccctccctccctccctcccctcccccctccccaggCACATGGCATGGTCAATGTTTGGCAGTGGAGAGCTGATGGCAACAtcatggaaaaaaacacaacaaagaccTTGGCAACTGGAATACAGCGTGATGGCAATCAGGACTTAGTCTCTTGAACACAGCTCTGGCACTCTGAATGAGGAAACACTGGAGACATGAAATACATGGATGGCTCTGAAGCGTTTCAGATATGGATTGTTGGCCTCGGCCATTTCATAATACGCTGACCtgaattaaaatattgattcaGAGTAACAAACAGAAAGGCGTTTTGGCTCCTTATCTCTCGGGGGCGGGGTGAGAGAAAACTCTCTGAGCCCAGAGTCAGCCAgctgtttaacctttgacctctgagGTGACAAAACTGTCCCTCTCAGCAAATAAGGAATGAAAGGAACACTTACTTATACGTAGAAAgaataaaacactgacaaaaatatataaaataaagcttGAAAATAAAGTGTAACTATTTATGTATATGCTAATgaatacttttatatatttttatgtacaCATACGTATCtgtatattgtttatatatcaATAAATCTATTTAAAGTATAACTTGACTCTTTCACTCAAACCCCCAGAAGTTACAGAAGGCACAGATCTGAGCTCAGCTAACTCTCTTACCTACGTACAAATGGAGTGTAGCTTCTACTGAACTCAGATCAGCTCTAGCCTCAACTTCGTGAAGGGGCAGGGCTTGGTTGAACTTCCTGTTTCACATCTTTGTTAACGTTTCCCCAGTTTCTTTCTTAtcgtttgtttttgtgtcttttctttctgttttttacaGTTAGCACCTTATGTAAGTCAAACAATAGAGAACAAAATAACGTGATAGTATATACGAATGTGCAAatttacaacaataaaaatactacaaagatattttttttcaaaaatacaagTGATATAAAATGGATAGAAAACAATATGTAACATACAAACAGAAagatgacaaaagaaaaattAAACTTAAAGCACGTACTTGACCCTTTAGTGTTGGGGATGGGTGTAAAGGGTGGGGTAAGGACAGTCAGGATAGGGCTATGTTCGGGGTAGTGATGGTGAGAGGGATCTAACCCTGAATCTTGCGCAGGATCTCGGTGGAGACGGGTGGGTGGAAGTTGATGGTGTGATGTCTCAGGCCCTGCGAGGTCTTGTAGCTCTTGCCACAGCGACACTTAAAGGGTTTCCTCACACGGATCTGCGTGCGGTGGCCATTCTTGGCGTGGTACTTAATACCGTTCACATTCTGAAGAGacaaggaagaaaaacattcattacAAGAGGGGAAGCAGGGTAATAATTGTACCAAATAGAAGCTTCAAAGCTTGATTTATAATGTTGACATACAAATTCTAAATTGAATGCTTTATGTGgccattatttttttatgtctaaTGTTGTCAGTTGTTAATCAGTACTTTGGCACTCTTGCAGATAGTGAGTATACTGTTTTtagaattaaatatattatggatcatttattaattaagaGGTGCTGATAGACAGATGATTTACCTTTAGATGGAACCAGGCTAGCTTTTTATCCGAttcctgtctttatgctaagaCAAGCTaggctatgctaagctaagcagcTGCTGGCAATAGACTGCACTTTAGGTTTTatcaaaatgtgtatatttgcTCCACAGAGTGAGTCACTCGCTAAATTAATACAAACCACAAAATGTACATTAGAAAAAATTGGTGTTCTTTCAAATGATCatgaaattatatatttttttcggGTGATTTTATTTGATCCCTATTCAATTTGCAGCCTTGGCAGCTGTTAATCATCCTAAAGTCCACATGGAAAAACTACTGATTAGTATATAAACATTCTACAGTTACTTCGAAATTCCACTTTATATCTGTTTATCGTTATATAAAGCTGCACATTGTCAGACTGCAACAAACCCTGGTCACAAACTGGGTGAAACATTCAGATTTGATTATGCATGTGGACCCATTCAAATCAACAGCAAATGTGACTTTATCCCATGACACTATTTTGGTCTGAAAAGGTACAAAATGAATGAGGATTGTTGTCACCAGCTGTAACAACCAAAGCAAGCGTAACATGAAGTATTGTTCACTGTTTACAAACAGTTCATTCTGGattttaaattagcttttttctaaattataaATTTCAGGCATGTGATGCCTGAGACAGAAGCTTCAATGTGGGCTTTACCAGAAATAACCAGCAACAAGATGTTCTGTCTGCTGTCGCCGGGCAGACGTTACCACAGCATCAGGACAAAGACCTCCAGACTCAGGGATAGTTTTATCCCACAGACTGATAAGCTCCCGGGCTCTGGGAAATGGAATAACTTACTTATGTAAAGAACATCTACTATCtagatatttattcatttacttttaCAAAATGCAGTATTTTACTATCATATTTTAGATTCCCTTTTTATCTGATCTTactgtattttacatttatgtaattTGCTCATTCCATTTTTCTTTCCCGGTGTGACACttttctcttgcactattttattccttttcatATATTGTGTGTTGTACTGTAGGAGGAGTCTGGGAACTATATTGTActtgacaataaagcctttagCCTCTCAATCCCGGGTACGGCCTTACCTTGTATCTCTTCTTACAGCCTGGGACGGGGCAGGCGAACGGCTTCTCCTCTCCCCCATTCATGCACATGGAGCTGAGGATGGACTCAGAGCTGATGGCGCTTTCTGTGGTCCACGACTCATCGCTGTCCGACTCCTCGTAGTCTACCTCCTCCTCATCATACTCACTGCCTGGAGGCACAATGGAGACACGCAGAACAAAAAAACGCTAGTCATCCGGGATGAAATATGGATGGGGAATTGCCAAAAATACGTCATGCTTTGGGAATTTAGCAAACAGAAAGTTATTTGTAGCTTTTTATTAATACAACTCTCTATACTCGGCTCATATTTCATGCATTAGCAGCCCACATGCCACTGAGAGCAATGTTGATACAAAAAGGCAatggtgtgtgcatgtgtgtgtgtgtgtgtgtgtgtgtgtgtgtgtacacttgtGAGTCAAAATGCAGGGGCTGGCACTCAGAAAGAGATCATTAAGTGGGAGTGATCCCCATTGCTCAGCCTGGAAAAAGTGCTTTGCTAAGTGCAGAACATtttccactcacacacacccacccacccacataCCACATTACTGAAATgttgaggcacacacacaaaaacacacacttaaggCCCACTGACCCCCCACCATCTCACAGGAAATGCTGCACCTCAGCATGAGGAAATGGATGGCACCCTGGCACATGTAGAaagagagcgtgtgtgtgtgtgtgtgtgtgtgtgtgtgtgtgtgtgtgtgtgtgtgtgtgtgtgtgtgtgtgtgtgtgtgtgtgtgtgtgtgtgtagccatgCTGGTGTATAGGCCCAGACCTAACACTACGTTTGGAACCATTTGGGCTGGAATTGGACATCTGCTTCTTGGCTGTGCAACACACGGCCCCATGCGAACACACAGCGTGACAGCTGCTATGTAATTAACAGAGTGTTGACTGGTCTGCTCACTATAGGAGACCCCAGtcccaacacacaaacaacacacacacaggcagacagtgGTTGGGGTTTAAGCCTCTACCAgttgcattttttaattaagagaaaaaaatccacaattcatttctaaataattatttttggtttaaagttaaaaatgtGAGCTGTCCAACACTGTTCATGTAAAGATACATATGATACATACATACCGTGAAGGAGTTTACTTACTGCTGCATTAACTTGCATGTGTCACAgttctcttgcactattttatttttagttctgtttCTTCGTGccctttatttaatgtttatgtcCTGTTTATATTTATGATTCCTAATTGGAGGAGCCTACGACttgagattttcattgccaaaaccAACCTGTAGCTAGAGTGcttatgacaataaagcctctAAATCTTGGATTTCTTCATCTAGAGGTGAGCTGGCACTttaacatactttttaaaatgttctgaagTAACCAGGTATGAAATAAGCTGCCTTCTCTGCCATTTACGTgacaaatatattcatttgCTCATCAGTATGCTGTCTGAAGTTGATCAATGAGCTCCTGATGGCACAACCATTACTGTGTGCTTTTTCAGTTACAGCGGATAGGTAATTTGCATTAGTCATTGTCTAAACAAATACAAGCAATCCATCTTTCTGTGTAGGCACAtttcgacacacacacacctgccgtACCTGTAGGTGTGCTGCTGcggaaggaggaggagggggtgatGGGGGGCGTGACGGGAGGCGTCAGGTTACCGCTGGTGTGGCGAGGGGGCGTGGCCGTGCTGTTCCTGGACACTCCTCCAGTGATGGACAGCGACAGTTTGGGAGCGACCTTCTTCTTCATGGTCTCTTGCTCCCGCCGCGCCGCGTCTGTCATGAACCTGAGGGCACACAGGGGTGGTCATAAGTAAATCCCAGGACAACTCAGAAAATCTGAtataatttacaaaacaaaacctccaATCTGACAACTATCAACTTAGGCACTTTATAAAAGGAGGCAATGCTGGTGGATATACTCAAATGTCAAACTATACAAAAATGAagtataattgttttaatcttGCAAAACTGCAAGATTATCATTTATTACCCCCAAAAATAATTCTGGTTTGTTACAAATTCCTAATTTCATTGCTCAACCTTTCAGACAGATAtggttttaactttttttggGTTAAATTTAACCACTTTAAAAAGGTACCTTAATTAATAATCGCAAGACTTTTAAAAGCTTATGGTGTCAAATGTTACTAAAAATGCAATAGGGAGAAATAAAGTTTACAGATTAGCTTTACAAAGAAGTCAACGTAGCAACcaaattgtttctttttatgtatttaaggatttttgttgctttttttaaagaatacatAAAGGCCTATTCCTGCCCTAAAACCACAACAGTTAGTCATTAAATACAACAAAGTCTGATGGGGTGTTGCACAAGCAGTGAGACCAATGGACTGGGTGCAGGACTGCCAGCGGCAAGCCACATTATTTTGAGGGAAAACCAAAAGTGAGTGTACATAACATGTTGGGAATAATCCCTCATCAAACAGAAAACTGCTCGTAGAACTACGGTAAATTAGTTGGGGTGATTTAAGCTGTGGTGGATGGTTATGACAGAGAGTTTGGGTAATTATCTTACCTTTGTTTtatcctaaaaataaaatggtttgtTTACAGCCTCTCTAATCTGCTTACTGCTGGTGTTTCCCGACCCATTTTACGTGAGTTTAGCAATGTTACTGAATTCACAGATCTTAGCAATTTCCTTGAGGAGTACAAGAAGAAACcatgatcaaaacaaaaaaaatatcacTTGTGTTTTACAGGAATTATACTTTCATAAATCATGTTTActtttatgtattatattttctactggtttgtgcttttgtgttatttgttgcTATCATTTAATTTAAGCTTTCACACATTTTTGCTTGTGTTATAAGAGGGTTAAAAACATTGACAAAGACAAAATTGAGATACTGAACGAGTGGCTCCTTAAATATACTGTCATCACAGCATTGTACTTTAATACAGTTAGCATTTACAGCCTCACCACATGAAAACTCCAGAAATCAAACCCAACTCTCTTGGTTTCACCTTCATCTTCCTGAACGTTGCATCTTTGAGTGATTTAACGGGGCACTAAGTAGGATGTGACACATTGGTTCACCACATACAAACAGGCAGAAATCTTTAAAGGCTGCCTTTGGCTTTGCCGTCTGCAGCGCAGGGATTTAGGAGTGATTGTCTTGTGTGGTTTTCTGAGCTGGTCTGTGGATGAGTCAATGCTGTGTCTATGGGAAGACATCAGTCATATGCTCGCCGCAAGccacatgtatgcacacacacattaacacaagaCTTTCACTGGTAGAGTAATGCTGCCCTCTATAGACGGACACcttcgtttgtgtgtgtgtgtgtgtgtgtgtgtgtgtgtgtgtgtgtgtgtgtacctgttgaTGTAGCTTAGGGCCAGGTAAGTGGGCTGCTGTTGCTCCTGCTTCTCCAGGACCCGCGGATCTGTGtctgaggaagagaaagagatatTAAGATAAATCACTGCTCTGtaggaaaaaaatgttgagTGAATTCTCTTAGTATGCAGCTGACTCATTCATCCATTATTCCTGCCAGACTGGCTCATGGATTACAGGATGTTTCTCACACAGTGTTCTCTGTATCAGTCTATAATATGTGAGAGCCCGCAGATATATTTGCGGACACGTTCGTAATTGGCACATTATCTCGCCAAGTTCCTTTGATTTACTACCAATGCCTTTCCAAAAGTCACTAAAGGCTGATTAATCATCTTCAGAGTGTGAAGAAATCTGTCCCGAGAGTGAAAAAACTGGTTGGATTCTGTAATGAATGTACACAGTGTATtactccaaacacacacacacacacatgctttctCCGGTGGACTTGCTGGGTCAGTAACACTACAGTAGGCAACTTCCACAGCCCCAGGGAAGTAAAGTTAACTTCAAAGCCCCACCTCCCACCCCCAGGAAAACAGGAGCAAGTGTGCATGAAAACACTGCGGGTGGATGCATGTGTGCCGAACCAGTGCCATCAAGTGTTCAACGGGGGAACATTCAGAAGGATCCACACTATGAAAAAACGACTAGGTTTAAAGCCATGGCGTGCATGGCTATGTCTGAGTGCATGGAGGCATAATTGCAGCTTTGTGTGTAATGGTTTGCAGATGTATTGCATCTCAGACCCGAGAACTGGATCATCTCTGTGCAACCATTAACAACACACTCCTGGACGCTCCTTCCAACTACTAAtcccaagtgtgtgtgtgtgtgtgtgtgtgtgtgtgtgtgtgtgtgtgtgtgtgtgtgtgtgtgtgtgtgtgtgtgtgtgtgtgttggccttCTTAGCCCTTTAGTTTTCAGGCTTTCACACCtcataattaaaaaagaatgc harbors:
- the jazf1a gene encoding juxtaposed with another zinc finger protein 1a, which gives rise to MTGIAAASFFSNSCRFGGCGLQFESLAELIVHIEDNHIDTDPRVLEKQEQQQPTYLALSYINRFMTDAARREQETMKKKVAPKLSLSITGGVSRNSTATPPRHTSGNLTPPVTPPITPSSSFRSSTPTGSEYDEEEVDYEESDSDESWTTESAISSESILSSMCMNGGEEKPFACPVPGCKKRYKNVNGIKYHAKNGHRTQIRVRKPFKCRCGKSYKTSQGLRHHTINFHPPVSTEILRKIQG